In one Candidatus Nitronereus thalassa genomic region, the following are encoded:
- a CDS encoding B12-binding domain-containing radical SAM protein: MNKIKVGLMQINNSFSGQNYFPLSAGMLQAYAQANLGNPERFEFRLPIYKRIAVKEAVDQLLGVDVLFVSTYVWNMRISLEIAKRLKEQNSEMLIVFGGPQVPERDNTFLKQHPFIDITCHGEGEHSALEILEKFECQDWPNIPSISFIDRNGAVVTNPKGGRMKELAQFPSPYLEGIFEPLMQANPNEHWIALWETNRGCPFACTFCDWGSAVASKVYKFDIERLYKEVEWFATHKIEFVFCCDANFGILSRDIDIAKFVAHSKMEYGYPHALSVQATKNATERAYETQKILADAGLNKGVDIALQSMDPNTLKSIKRGNISTNTYQELQKRFTKDNVETYTDLILGLPGETYETFTKAVSTIIENGQHNRIQFNNLSILPNAEMGDPEYQEKYGMQWVESKTINIHGSVFESEDDIFEMQQLVIATESMPKKDWVRTRVFSWMTAFLYFDKVFQVPLVLIHNLCEVPHRELIEIFLERDLEGFPILQGIKSYFIEKAIDIQNAGPEYCHSDKWLNIWWPADEYILIELCFEGKVEKFFKEAQQLIEEVLKGNHLRLPNHLLQDAVELNCNLLKQPFQSKDLEIECSYNIWEYYRAAITGEECSLINKSTTYHIDRTTQVWDSWDDWCREVIWYGNKKGAYLYGNNVVDVQLSGHF; the protein is encoded by the coding sequence GTGAATAAGATAAAAGTTGGTTTAATGCAGATCAATAACAGTTTCTCGGGACAAAACTATTTTCCCCTTTCAGCGGGAATGCTTCAGGCCTATGCTCAGGCAAATTTAGGTAATCCGGAGAGGTTTGAATTTCGTTTGCCTATTTATAAGAGGATTGCTGTTAAAGAGGCTGTCGATCAGCTGTTGGGAGTGGATGTGCTATTTGTGAGCACGTATGTTTGGAATATGAGGATCTCTTTGGAAATAGCCAAAAGGCTCAAGGAGCAAAATTCTGAGATGTTAATTGTTTTTGGAGGGCCGCAAGTTCCAGAAAGAGATAATACTTTTTTAAAACAGCACCCCTTTATCGATATTACTTGCCATGGTGAGGGAGAGCATTCTGCGCTAGAAATCTTGGAAAAATTTGAATGCCAAGATTGGCCCAACATCCCCTCTATAAGTTTTATTGACCGGAATGGTGCGGTCGTCACCAATCCCAAGGGAGGGAGAATGAAGGAGCTAGCGCAGTTCCCTTCCCCCTATTTAGAAGGGATTTTTGAACCTTTGATGCAGGCAAACCCCAATGAGCACTGGATTGCGTTATGGGAAACTAATCGTGGGTGCCCTTTTGCCTGTACCTTTTGCGATTGGGGATCCGCTGTTGCCAGTAAAGTATACAAATTCGACATTGAAAGACTCTATAAGGAAGTGGAGTGGTTTGCTACTCATAAGATTGAGTTTGTGTTCTGCTGCGATGCGAATTTCGGAATCCTTTCGCGGGACATTGATATTGCTAAATTTGTTGCCCATTCAAAGATGGAATACGGTTATCCTCACGCGTTGTCGGTACAAGCGACCAAGAATGCAACGGAACGTGCATATGAAACCCAAAAAATTTTGGCAGATGCAGGCCTAAACAAAGGGGTTGATATTGCCCTTCAATCGATGGATCCCAATACACTCAAAAGTATTAAGCGAGGGAATATTTCGACCAATACCTACCAAGAACTACAGAAACGGTTTACGAAAGACAATGTGGAAACTTATACGGATTTAATATTGGGGCTGCCTGGGGAAACGTATGAGACGTTTACGAAAGCCGTTTCCACCATTATCGAAAATGGTCAGCATAATCGAATCCAATTTAATAACCTCTCGATTCTTCCTAATGCCGAGATGGGAGATCCTGAGTATCAAGAAAAATATGGGATGCAATGGGTTGAATCAAAAACCATCAATATTCATGGATCAGTGTTCGAGTCTGAGGATGATATTTTTGAAATGCAGCAACTCGTCATTGCCACGGAGTCCATGCCAAAAAAAGATTGGGTAAGAACTCGAGTGTTTTCGTGGATGACGGCGTTTCTATATTTTGACAAGGTCTTTCAAGTCCCACTTGTGCTGATCCACAACCTTTGCGAAGTCCCCCATCGTGAATTAATAGAGATTTTTCTCGAACGGGATCTAGAAGGTTTCCCTATTCTTCAGGGAATAAAAAGTTATTTCATTGAAAAAGCTATAGACATCCAAAATGCCGGGCCTGAATACTGTCACTCGGATAAGTGGTTGAATATCTGGTGGCCAGCAGATGAATACATTCTTATTGAATTATGTTTCGAGGGAAAGGTGGAGAAATTTTTTAAAGAAGCCCAGCAATTAATAGAGGAGGTTTTAAAGGGAAATCATTTAAGGCTACCCAATCACTTACTTCAGGATGCAGTTGAGCTGAATTGCAATCTTCTCAAGCAACCCTTCCAATCCAAAGATCTCGAAATTGAGTGCTCTTATAATATTTGGGAGTACTATCGCGCAGCAATTACTGGAGAGGAATGTTCTCTTATTAATAAATCCACAACGTACCATATTGATAGAACAACCCAGGTCTGGGATTCTTGGGATGACTGGTGTCGGGAAGTAATTTGGTATGGAAATAAAAAGGGTGCCTATCTTTATGGAAACAATGTGGTTGATGTTCAACTGTCTGGCCATTTTTAG
- a CDS encoding NAD(P)-dependent oxidoreductase, whose protein sequence is MPMTDFFENKKVVVTGATGLLGRHLIEGLLPMRATIRAVVHKRPFFNQDITNFEFLKADLTEQAECDKVMSGMDIACLCASVTVGAAQAINNPMLAVTSNLVMAARSLQAACLAGIKRVLLVSSTTVYPAYPRPVREEEAFIDEPHSAYQGVGNMKRYVESLAKFYCEKYGMKISVVRPVPFYGRFDNFDFETCHVIPALIRKAVEQQDPFEIWSNGKEIRDFLHVSDVARGCLLALERYPHWEGVNLGSGASVSIQQLAETILQLSGCRSRIMFDPTKPTTIPIRVVDTNKALEKLGFKAAVGLEEGLTDTINWFKENQLHLVKKVHT, encoded by the coding sequence ATGCCAATGACTGATTTCTTTGAAAATAAAAAAGTTGTTGTGACTGGGGCGACAGGTCTCTTAGGGAGACATTTAATTGAAGGTCTTCTCCCCATGAGAGCGACAATTCGAGCTGTAGTTCATAAACGCCCTTTCTTTAATCAAGATATAACGAATTTCGAATTTTTAAAGGCCGACCTCACAGAACAAGCTGAATGTGACAAAGTAATGTCAGGAATGGATATCGCCTGTTTATGTGCTTCTGTAACAGTTGGTGCAGCCCAAGCTATCAATAATCCGATGCTTGCGGTTACTTCCAATCTTGTTATGGCTGCGCGATCCCTTCAAGCGGCCTGCTTAGCTGGTATTAAGCGTGTTTTGCTGGTGAGTAGCACTACAGTGTACCCAGCTTATCCTCGACCGGTACGAGAAGAAGAAGCATTCATAGATGAGCCACATAGTGCCTACCAGGGCGTTGGAAATATGAAGAGATATGTCGAATCTCTAGCAAAATTTTATTGCGAAAAATACGGAATGAAGATATCCGTGGTACGACCCGTCCCATTTTATGGTCGTTTTGATAATTTTGATTTTGAAACGTGCCATGTCATTCCGGCTTTGATTAGGAAGGCAGTGGAACAGCAAGATCCCTTTGAAATCTGGAGTAATGGGAAGGAAATTAGAGACTTCCTTCATGTCAGTGATGTTGCGAGAGGATGTTTGTTGGCCTTAGAACGTTACCCTCATTGGGAAGGGGTAAATTTGGGTTCTGGTGCTAGTGTTTCCATCCAACAACTTGCGGAAACAATTCTTCAATTGTCTGGTTGTCGTTCCAGAATTATGTTTGACCCAACTAAACCGACAACGATTCCTATTCGGGTCGTAGATACCAATAAAGCCCTTGAAAAGCTTGGTTTCAAAGCAGCCGTGGGGTTAGAGGAAGGGCTTACGGATACGATAAATTGGTTCAAAGAAAATCAATTGCATCTTGTAAAAAAAGTCCATACTTAG
- a CDS encoding alpha-ketoacid dehydrogenase subunit beta encodes MKLNLTFREALNLALMREMECDASVFVYGLDVQDHKRIFGSTKGLVEKFGPERCFGTPLSEEAMTGVALGAALSGLRPVHIHIRADFMLLAMNQITNMISNLRYMSGGRLKIPLVIRAVIGRGWGQSAQHSKSLHSVFAHLPGLKVVLPTTPQDAYSLLRAAIRDENPVIFMEHRWLYDVEGEVKDEEIISLGIVGLRRSGHDLSVLTTSWMTVEALKAGEVLEKRGINIEVIDVRTVSPLEEQPLVDSVNKTRHCIVADYDWSYCGFGAELAAMISHQCFSTLKKPVERLGFAHAPCPTTRPLENLFYPSAVTIIRTVEKMLELEEMDLSGEEFYTYEKNFKGPF; translated from the coding sequence ATGAAATTAAATTTGACATTTAGAGAGGCCCTCAATTTGGCCCTGATGCGGGAAATGGAGTGTGATGCATCCGTTTTTGTCTATGGATTGGATGTCCAAGATCATAAGCGTATTTTTGGGAGTACCAAGGGATTAGTGGAAAAGTTTGGTCCTGAACGTTGCTTTGGGACTCCATTATCCGAGGAGGCTATGACCGGAGTGGCTTTGGGGGCGGCGCTTTCTGGCTTGAGACCTGTCCACATTCATATTAGGGCAGATTTTATGCTTCTGGCCATGAATCAAATTACCAATATGATTTCGAATTTACGTTATATGAGTGGTGGACGATTAAAAATTCCCCTTGTCATTCGAGCTGTAATCGGTAGAGGGTGGGGACAATCAGCGCAGCACAGTAAATCCCTACATTCGGTTTTTGCTCATTTGCCAGGACTCAAGGTCGTGCTACCTACTACTCCCCAAGATGCTTATAGTTTGTTGCGAGCAGCCATTCGTGATGAAAATCCAGTGATTTTTATGGAGCATCGATGGTTATATGATGTTGAAGGAGAAGTTAAAGATGAAGAGATTATTTCCCTTGGTATTGTCGGATTGCGAAGATCTGGGCATGATCTTTCCGTCCTCACCACGTCTTGGATGACAGTTGAGGCATTGAAGGCTGGTGAAGTCTTGGAGAAAAGAGGAATTAATATAGAGGTTATTGATGTTCGGACGGTTTCTCCTCTTGAGGAACAGCCGCTCGTTGATTCTGTGAATAAAACTCGGCATTGTATTGTGGCAGATTACGATTGGTCTTATTGCGGGTTTGGAGCAGAATTGGCAGCGATGATTAGCCATCAATGTTTTTCCACCTTAAAGAAACCAGTTGAACGATTGGGATTTGCCCATGCTCCCTGCCCAACGACGAGACCACTTGAAAATCTATTTTATCCCTCTGCCGTGACGATTATTCGGACAGTAGAAAAAATGTTGGAACTTGAGGAAATGGATTTAAGTGGCGAAGAGTTTTACACCTATGAAAAGAATTTTAAAGGGCCCTTCTAA
- a CDS encoding thiamine pyrophosphate-dependent dehydrogenase E1 component subunit alpha, with protein sequence MYKDEALKLYRKLYLTRRAEEKIGEEYFKDGMKTPVHLGIGGEAIPIGVCHSLPIGFKAFGTYRNHTLYLTMTEDTDGFFAELYGKVTGSGKGKAGSMHLCAPENGLVATSAVVASTIPVAVGVALANAYRGSKDFVVVFFGDGAVEEGTFWESLNFACLKQLRVLFVCEDNDLAIHTPASERQGFRTILDAIGGFKCYSDEADGHNLLEVISATSQMVKKMLEHPRPGFIRFPYLRFLEHVGPREDFNTGYRPKPDQSEMNRLDPLLAYEQSLLNMGCSEKDLLSVQAEVRKQIDRSVKMAESAPFPDASELYQDVLI encoded by the coding sequence ATGTACAAAGACGAAGCACTAAAACTTTACAGAAAATTGTACCTGACCCGAAGGGCCGAGGAAAAAATCGGAGAGGAATATTTTAAAGATGGGATGAAAACCCCCGTGCACTTGGGAATTGGGGGAGAGGCTATACCCATAGGAGTCTGTCATAGTTTGCCAATTGGATTTAAGGCTTTTGGAACTTATAGAAATCACACGCTTTACTTGACCATGACAGAGGATACGGATGGGTTTTTTGCAGAATTGTATGGAAAGGTGACGGGTTCCGGGAAGGGGAAGGCTGGTTCCATGCATTTGTGTGCGCCTGAAAATGGCCTCGTGGCCACTTCCGCTGTAGTGGCTTCGACCATTCCTGTAGCGGTTGGAGTTGCTCTTGCAAATGCTTATCGAGGGTCGAAGGACTTTGTCGTAGTATTTTTTGGGGATGGCGCAGTTGAAGAAGGAACATTTTGGGAGAGTCTTAATTTTGCCTGTCTTAAGCAACTGCGTGTTCTGTTCGTCTGTGAAGATAATGATTTAGCCATTCATACGCCGGCCTCAGAACGACAGGGGTTTCGGACGATTCTTGATGCGATTGGTGGGTTCAAATGCTATTCGGACGAAGCTGATGGACACAATTTACTTGAGGTGATTTCGGCAACTTCACAAATGGTTAAGAAAATGCTGGAACATCCGAGGCCAGGATTCATTCGTTTCCCTTATCTTCGATTTTTAGAACATGTGGGACCGAGGGAAGACTTCAATACAGGATATAGGCCTAAACCGGATCAATCAGAAATGAATAGACTTGATCCTCTGCTGGCATATGAACAAAGTCTCTTAAACATGGGTTGTTCCGAGAAAGATCTTTTGTCCGTTCAAGCCGAGGTTAGAAAACAAATTGATCGAAGTGTGAAAATGGCTGAAAGTGCTCCTTTTCCCGATGCTTCAGAACTTTATCAAGATGTCTTGATATGA